The Brachypodium distachyon strain Bd21 chromosome 4, Brachypodium_distachyon_v3.0, whole genome shotgun sequence nucleotide sequence CTCTATACAGACTCCTATATGTATCAATAACTTTGACTTTTGACTTTGACTTTTAAGAGTAACTTTTGACCTTTAAGAATAGAGTGTGAACCATCTTAGCGTCGTTGATTGATCCATACTAATCCATTCCATGTCTTTCTCTTTTAATTTGCTGCCGCAATGCCTTTCAAACGATTCCGGTTCTGGCCAAGCTAGCAGTGGTCTTGCTAGCCATGGCgcctttcttctcttcttccagGAGCATACAGCTCGCCTCTCTCACCCTGCTAATCCTCTCGGCCaacgccgcgccgccgccgccgccgccgccgccatctctcCAAGCACAAGCAGGGGCGCTCCTCGCCTGGAAAGCCTCCCTCGGCAAGCAAGCCCAGCACGCCCTGCAATCCTGGGGGGCAAACACCTCGACCACACCTTGCGGCGGCTGGCGCGGCGTCCggtgcggccggcggccggttGTCGTTACCGGCGTCTCTCTTCCGGGGGTGATCAAGCTCGGATCAGGGTCGCTGGACTCCCTCGACTTCTCGGCCCTGAGGACCCTGACGAGGCTCGATCTCTCGCACAGCCAGCTCGCCGGGAACATCCCTTCGAGTATTGGGCTCCTCAGGGAGCTCCGTGCTCTGCTTCTCCATGGCAACCAGATAAGCGGCCCCATCCCGCCTTCTTTAGCAAACCTCACGAAACTGCAGTTCTTAATGCTCCATGACAACCAAGTATTCGGCGAAATACCAAGCTGGATAGGGGAAATGGGTAACCTTGTGAGCCTAAATCTTTCGGATAACCGTCTTTCGAGGCCGATTCCTCAGGAAATCGGAAACTTAGTGAGGCTGAAAGAGCTCAACCTTAGTGCAAACTACCTTGAAGGCTATGTTCCGACAAGTTTGGGGAATTTAACACGGCTAGTAACTCTGAACCTTACCAGTAACAACTTAATTGGGCCCATCCCTGAAGAAATGAGGAATTTAGTCAGGTTAGAGCGTTTGGGATTAGGTGAGAACAGACTTACAGGACCCATTCCAATCAGTCTGTGCAATTTGACCAGACTCGTCGCGTTAGACCTTCATAACAACCGGTTTTCTGGGCATATTCCTACAGAACTAGGTTATTTGGCGAACCTAGAGGAACTGGAGCTTCACAACAACACACTGTCAGGTTCCATCCCAAAGAGCTTAGGGAATTTGACTAGGCTCACTACACTATACCTTTGCTACAACCAGTTATCTGGGACCATTCCTCAAGAAATTGGCAACTTAAGGAACCTTGTCTGGCTCACACTCAGTGCTAACAAATTGTCTGGTGCCCTGCCATCGGGTCTTTGTGCGGGACTTAGGCTACAAAATTTTACTGCTTATGAGAACAACTTGGTTGGACCCTTGCCAGCAACCTTGCTAAATTGTACAAGTTTGGTTAGAGTTCGTCTTGAACGGAATCAGCTCGAAGGAGATATCTCTGAGATGGGTGTTTATCCAAATCTTGTTTATTTTGACATCAGTTCAAACAAACTATCTGGTCAACTATCTCCGCGTTGGGGTGAGTGCTATGGACTTTCCATGTTTCGTGCTTCAAATAACAGTATCAGTGGAGTCATACCACCAAGCATAGGGAAACTGCCTCGGTTGAGGATACTTGATGTTTCATCAAATAAACTTGAAGGATATATTCCATCAGAAATTGGCAATATAACGACACTGTTCAACTTGAGACTCGGGAACAACTTACTCAAGGGAAGGATACCGCAAGAAATCGCATCACTAAAGAATCTGGAGTATTTGGATTTATCTTCAAACAACCTAAGCGGACAGTTACGAGGGTCAGTTGAGAATTGTTTGAAGCTCCGTTTTCTAAAGTTGAGCCATAATAGTCTCAGCGGTAGCATTCCTACAGAACTAGGTAAGTTGGTAAACCTACAAGAATATTTAGATCTAAGTGACAATTCATTTGATGGCGTCATACCGAGTCAACTGGGTTATTTGAGCATGCTCGAAGCCATGAATCTTTCACACAATGCATTTAATGGCAGTATTCCACCATCATTTCAGCGGTTGAATAGCTTCTTATGCATGGACGTGTCGTACAACAGACTTGAAGGGCAAGTGCCACAAAGTAAACTCTTCAAAGAAGCTCCAATCAAATGGTTCATGCACAATAAACATTTGTGTGGCGTTGTGAAAAGTTTGCCCCCTTGTGACCTTACTCGAAGTTCTGGACTAGAAAAGAAGTCTAGAGCCATTTTACTAGCTATAATACCTGCTACTATATTTCTTTTGTCTATCATGGTACTAGTAACATGGCAATgtaaaaagaagaaatcaaaGGCAGAAAGTGCAAATGAACCGCAACTTGCAAAGATGTTCACCATCTGGAAATTTGATGGGGAAGATGTGTACAAGCAAATTGTTGatgcaacaaaaaatttcaGTGACACTTACTGCATCGGAACTGGAGGGAATGGGTCTGTCTATAAAGCTCAGTTACCAACGGGTGAGATATTTGCAGTAAAGAAGATTCATCATATGGAAGACGATGAGCTATTTAATCGTGAAATAGATGCATTGATACATATTCGGCACCGAAACATTGTGAAGTTATTTGGCTACTCCTCTGGTTCTCATGGAAGATTTCTTGTCTATGAATACATGGATAGGGGAAGCTTAGCATCATCTTTGAAGAGCAAGGAAACTGCAGTTGAATTGGATTGGACAAGAAGGTTAAATATTGTTAAGGATGTTGCTCATGCCTTGTCTTACATGCATCATGATTGCTTTGCACCAATTGTCCATAGAGATATAACAAGCAATAACATTTTGCTTGATATGAGATTCAAAGCCTGCATCTCTGATTTTGGCATAGTGAAAATACTAGATGCGAATGCTTCAAACTGTACAAGGCTTGCCGGCACAAATGGATATCTTGCCCCAGGTAAATTATGTTATTCAGTTAAATCAATGTGTTTCTTACTTTTATCGGTCTCATCAACTATAAAATTAGTAGTATTATATTTGTACAAATACCACAATTTCTTGTTGATTCAGTTATCTTAGCATGGTCTTTTATTGACTAGACTGTTTGTTTCTAGTCTATAGAATATACATTAGCAACATGCCAACATCAAACGTTAAGTTGAAACTGACCGAAGATCCCGAAGGGACTTCGATTGTCTACGAAAATAGCATCATTAATACATACACATAGAAGGGCCACACTAACATAACTCTCCATTATTGACATCGCAGAGCTTGCATATTCAACAAGAGTGACGGAGAAGTGCGATGTGTATAGTTTTGGAGTGCTCGTGCTTGAGTTGTTCATGGGACATCATCCtggtgattttcttttctcaatgTGGTCCGTGACCAATAAAAGTATATCCCTCGAGGATTTGCTGGATACCCGGCTACCGCTTCCTGAAGCTGAGATTGCAAGTGAAATATTCAAAGTGATGGCAGTCGCTGTTGAGTGCATAAAACCTAACCCATCACACCGTCCAACGATGCAACATACAGTCAAGGTGTTCTCTGCAGCCGAAGGACCTGATGTCAAGGTGTCCTCTGTAGCTGAAGGACCTGATAATCGTCTTGATAGTGTGCACACTAGCTTTGTCATCCCTGCCTGCTGGTCATGAATGTTAATAAGACATTTATCTGTTTTTTCCTTTAGATATGGGACTGTCGATCTGTAACAAATCATGTATatggtagttttttttttcttctcttttttgctTTACCTTCGTGCCATGTACTATAAACTTTCGTTTGTGAAGGGATAATTCACATGAATGGATAATCACATAACAGATCTGTAGCACAGGCAAATACATGCATGCTGTAACTGAAACAGtgttccatttttctttctgacTGAAATAATAGCAGTGCCAAGATATGCATCCTAGATTGAATCTTCCTTCTTAATTAGCTTCGGCTTCATACTTCTGCAATTTTGCTGCGTTCAAGGTAACATGCCAACATTAAACATTAAGTACAAAAGTTGTTCAGCTGCAATAAATGTTcgtgttttgttttttcggCCAAATCAAATTCCTGAGGAGCAAGAGCAATCTTTGTAGAAAAGCTGAAATCATGGATTCCTGAGCAGCAACTTCAAAGTGATGGCGAGGAATCGAAGTGTTCATTCTCTCTTGCTTATTGACTTGTTCTCAAATGATGTTGAGAAGTCAAGTGTTCATATTCTCTCTTGCTGTCTGTCAGAAACTTGCAAAGAAACTCTGTTCCCTCCAGATGGGTACGTTACACCCAATCGAGATAAACCTGCAAGAACAAATTTCAGTTGATGAGCACCGCGCCGGAGATAAGAGAAACCAGCAGGATCATCAAAGATGTTTATTTCCAGGGTAACCGGCCGATTAGGAATCATCACCACGCTTCAAAGATTTCCAACGGCTGAATTCTTCTTACAAACAACACAACACACACCACATCGGAATCGGACTCTGCCTTTCCCGTCACTTCGAGACCGAATCCTGCTCTGTGCCGACTCGGATTCCCCCGCTGGTTCTGCATCGCTATATAAGC carries:
- the LOC100840546 gene encoding MDIS1-interacting receptor like kinase 2; translated protein: MAPFFSSSRSIQLASLTLLILSANAAPPPPPPPPSLQAQAGALLAWKASLGKQAQHALQSWGANTSTTPCGGWRGVRCGRRPVVVTGVSLPGVIKLGSGSLDSLDFSALRTLTRLDLSHSQLAGNIPSSIGLLRELRALLLHGNQISGPIPPSLANLTKLQFLMLHDNQVFGEIPSWIGEMGNLVSLNLSDNRLSRPIPQEIGNLVRLKELNLSANYLEGYVPTSLGNLTRLVTLNLTSNNLIGPIPEEMRNLVRLERLGLGENRLTGPIPISLCNLTRLVALDLHNNRFSGHIPTELGYLANLEELELHNNTLSGSIPKSLGNLTRLTTLYLCYNQLSGTIPQEIGNLRNLVWLTLSANKLSGALPSGLCAGLRLQNFTAYENNLVGPLPATLLNCTSLVRVRLERNQLEGDISEMGVYPNLVYFDISSNKLSGQLSPRWGECYGLSMFRASNNSISGVIPPSIGKLPRLRILDVSSNKLEGYIPSEIGNITTLFNLRLGNNLLKGRIPQEIASLKNLEYLDLSSNNLSGQLRGSVENCLKLRFLKLSHNSLSGSIPTELGKLVNLQEYLDLSDNSFDGVIPSQLGYLSMLEAMNLSHNAFNGSIPPSFQRLNSFLCMDVSYNRLEGQVPQSKLFKEAPIKWFMHNKHLCGVVKSLPPCDLTRSSGLEKKSRAILLAIIPATIFLLSIMVLVTWQCKKKKSKAESANEPQLAKMFTIWKFDGEDVYKQIVDATKNFSDTYCIGTGGNGSVYKAQLPTGEIFAVKKIHHMEDDELFNREIDALIHIRHRNIVKLFGYSSGSHGRFLVYEYMDRGSLASSLKSKETAVELDWTRRLNIVKDVAHALSYMHHDCFAPIVHRDITSNNILLDMRFKACISDFGIVKILDANASNCTRLAGTNGYLAPELAYSTRVTEKCDVYSFGVLVLELFMGHHPGDFLFSMWSVTNKSISLEDLLDTRLPLPEAEIASEIFKVMAVAVECIKPNPSHRPTMQHTVKVFSAAEGPDVKVSSVAEGPDNRLDSVHTSFVIPACWS